In one window of Gloeocapsopsis sp. IPPAS B-1203 DNA:
- the rpsU gene encoding 30S ribosomal protein S21, with translation MTQVVVGENENFESALRRFKRQVSKAGILPDIKSKRHFETPIEKRKRKEVARRRKRRFRGRS, from the coding sequence ATGACCCAAGTTGTAGTCGGTGAAAATGAAAATTTTGAGTCAGCACTAAGGAGATTTAAACGTCAAGTCTCTAAAGCAGGGATTTTACCAGATATCAAGAGTAAACGTCACTTTGAAACTCCCATTGAAAAGCGGAAGCGCAAAGAAGTGGCTAGAAGACGTAAGCGCCGTTTTCGTGGTAGAAGTTAA
- a CDS encoding RNA-binding protein — MSIYVGNLSFEVTQEDLSSIFAEYGTVKRVQLPTDRETGLPRGFGFVEMESEAAETSAIEALDGAEWMGRTMKVNKAKPREDRRSGGGNWGDRNQNYSKRY, encoded by the coding sequence ATGTCAATTTACGTGGGTAACTTGTCCTTTGAAGTTACACAAGAAGATCTTAGCAGTATCTTTGCTGAATATGGTACTGTGAAGCGCGTACAATTACCAACAGATCGTGAAACTGGTCTTCCTCGAGGCTTCGGATTTGTAGAAATGGAAAGTGAAGCTGCCGAAACTAGCGCAATCGAAGCTCTCGATGGTGCAGAATGGATGGGAAGAACAATGAAAGTCAACAAAGCTAAACCACGTGAGGACAGACGTTCAGGTGGTGGAAACTGGGGTGACAGAAACCAGAATTATTCAAAACGCTACTAA
- a CDS encoding isochorismatase, whose amino-acid sequence MNTHQLPTPTFFAPSKVNEIWRVPYEQRAQEAASWAQEYNITPASKDKIRIGLLLIDVQNTFCIPGFELFVGGRSGTGAVEDNARLCEFIYRHLGVISAIAATMDTHTAMQIFHPVFWVNSSGTHPAPATLITPDEVEQGIWKVNPAVAASISSKDHQALQNHALHYVNQLTHHGKYPLTVWPYHAMLGGISHALVSAVEEAVFFHTIARNTQARFEIKGNNPLTENYSVLHPEVLTGVDGRAIARKNTELIQYLLEFDKLIIAGQAKSHCVAWTIDDLLTEIKSVNSSLAQKIYLLENCTSPVVIPDVVDYTEQAEAAFERFAAAGMHLVKSSEAGDWLL is encoded by the coding sequence ATGAATACTCATCAATTACCAACCCCGACTTTTTTTGCTCCTAGTAAAGTTAATGAAATATGGCGTGTTCCTTACGAACAACGCGCGCAAGAAGCAGCATCATGGGCGCAAGAGTACAACATTACACCAGCCAGCAAAGATAAAATTCGCATTGGGTTGCTTTTGATTGATGTCCAGAATACCTTTTGTATTCCTGGATTTGAATTATTTGTTGGTGGTAGATCTGGTACAGGCGCGGTTGAAGATAATGCACGTTTGTGTGAATTTATCTATCGCCATTTAGGTGTGATTAGTGCGATCGCCGCCACAATGGATACTCATACTGCAATGCAAATTTTCCATCCTGTATTTTGGGTTAACTCCTCTGGTACTCATCCCGCACCTGCAACATTAATTACACCTGATGAAGTAGAGCAAGGTATCTGGAAAGTCAATCCTGCTGTCGCGGCGAGTATTAGTAGCAAAGATCATCAAGCACTACAAAACCACGCTTTACACTATGTTAATCAACTAACACATCACGGTAAATATCCTTTAACCGTATGGCCTTACCATGCCATGCTAGGTGGTATTAGTCATGCTTTGGTTTCTGCGGTAGAAGAAGCCGTGTTTTTCCATACAATTGCCCGTAATACTCAAGCAAGATTTGAAATTAAAGGTAACAATCCATTAACCGAAAATTATTCAGTACTGCATCCTGAAGTATTAACAGGTGTTGATGGTCGAGCGATCGCGCGAAAAAATACAGAGTTAATTCAGTATTTATTAGAATTTGACAAACTTATTATTGCAGGTCAAGCGAAAAGTCACTGCGTCGCTTGGACAATTGATGATTTATTAACAGAAATTAAATCGGTTAATTCCAGCCTGGCACAAAAAATTTATTTACTAGAAAATTGCACATCTCCCGTTGTTATTCCTGATGTAGTAGATTACACCGAACAGGCTGAAGCAGCTTTTGAACGCTTTGCGGCGGCGGGAATGCATTTGGTTAAATCGAGTGAAGCGGGTGATTGGTTATTGTAA
- a CDS encoding DMT family transporter: MQIWQASKSWQVGLVLIIGVFGTSAASIFVRLAFAAVPGVPSVGFSLVLSAARLTISAILLLPAWHHLRSSPPRRISIYYALVAGICLALHFATWITSLAFTSIAAASTLVNSTPIWVALLSWLWLREKLSYMTLVGIGVALAGGIVIALGGAGVDSFASNSLLGNFLALFGAWMYSLYLLLGRQAQQEGLGLGSYITIAYTTGALVLLPLPGVLGVSYTGYPSIVYAYILLIALFSQMIGHTSLNWGMRWLSPTFVTLAALFEPVGASFLAYFLLDELPGRLTIVGAAILLVGVACAIVGARQK, translated from the coding sequence ATGCAAATTTGGCAAGCATCGAAATCTTGGCAGGTTGGGTTAGTTTTAATCATCGGAGTATTTGGTACTTCAGCTGCATCAATTTTTGTGCGGTTAGCATTTGCAGCAGTACCAGGTGTTCCTAGTGTTGGATTTAGTCTTGTTCTATCCGCAGCGCGTTTGACAATTTCTGCGATACTACTACTACCAGCTTGGCATCATCTGCGCTCATCTCCACCTAGACGTATATCTATATACTATGCATTAGTAGCAGGTATTTGCTTAGCGCTACACTTTGCAACGTGGATCACTTCGCTTGCTTTTACCTCAATTGCTGCTGCATCGACTTTAGTAAATAGTACACCAATTTGGGTGGCGCTACTTTCGTGGTTATGGCTGCGTGAAAAGCTATCATATATGACTCTTGTAGGAATCGGTGTTGCACTTGCAGGCGGTATTGTTATTGCATTAGGAGGTGCTGGGGTAGATTCTTTTGCAAGTAACTCCCTACTGGGAAATTTTCTGGCACTTTTTGGTGCTTGGATGTACAGTTTGTATCTACTCCTCGGACGTCAAGCTCAACAAGAAGGATTAGGATTAGGCAGCTATATTACAATTGCTTACACTACAGGAGCTTTAGTATTACTGCCGTTGCCAGGAGTGTTGGGTGTATCTTATACAGGCTATCCATCTATCGTCTATGCTTACATACTACTAATCGCGCTTTTCTCGCAAATGATCGGGCATACTAGCCTGAACTGGGGAATGCGCTGGCTTTCACCAACGTTTGTCACGCTTGCTGCTTTATTTGAACCTGTTGGTGCTAGTTTTCTCGCTTATTTCCTGCTGGATGAATTACCAGGGCGTTTAACAATTGTAGGTGCAGCTATTTTATTAGTGGGAGTAGCTTGTGCGATCGTGGGAGCGAGGCAAAAATAA
- a CDS encoding substrate-binding domain-containing protein: protein MKQHDLYNNLKQIRLRLGMSQQDLAVIAGVSRQTIGGVESGQYAPSTTVALRLAKALGCQVEDLFWLEQDTPQIEAVPAQHTPTGKALRLSLARVGDRWIAYPLLGNDAFRMEMIPADGEGKYDSSSSTQVKLLDDLEKLHHTVVLAGCTPALSLWARAAERWHPELRVHWTSDNSMTALHRLCRGEVHIAGMHLYDSATQEHNVTFVQAVLQNNTAVLINLGSWEEGLMIQPGNPLNLKSVEDLTLPGVTIVNREIGSGSRQLLERSLQQAGINVKSVKGFEQIVRGHLEVAHAIATGKVTAGVSTASVAAAFGLEFLPLHRSRYDLVILKPYLDEAPVQQLLSTLGHRRVLSQLEALGGYDTSQTGEVIATVEPMSNTNSKRAKY from the coding sequence GTGAAGCAACACGATCTTTACAACAACTTAAAGCAAATTCGGCTGCGCCTAGGTATGAGTCAGCAAGACTTAGCTGTGATTGCAGGTGTCTCTCGACAAACCATTGGTGGTGTGGAATCTGGACAATATGCCCCATCAACTACCGTAGCACTCCGCTTGGCAAAGGCATTGGGATGTCAAGTCGAAGATTTATTCTGGTTGGAACAAGATACTCCTCAAATTGAAGCAGTTCCGGCACAGCATACTCCTACTGGCAAAGCACTACGCTTAAGCCTAGCGCGAGTCGGCGATCGCTGGATAGCTTATCCGTTGTTGGGCAATGATGCCTTTCGCATGGAGATGATTCCTGCTGATGGAGAAGGCAAGTATGATTCATCTTCCTCGACACAAGTTAAGTTACTAGACGATCTAGAAAAACTGCATCATACGGTCGTTTTGGCAGGCTGCACGCCAGCCCTCTCACTATGGGCACGGGCAGCAGAACGTTGGCATCCCGAATTGCGCGTTCATTGGACATCTGACAACAGTATGACTGCGTTGCATCGGCTCTGTCGAGGGGAAGTTCACATTGCAGGGATGCATTTATATGATTCTGCTACTCAGGAACACAATGTTACTTTCGTGCAAGCTGTTTTACAAAATAACACAGCTGTTTTGATTAATTTGGGAAGTTGGGAAGAGGGATTAATGATTCAGCCAGGAAATCCACTCAACCTCAAATCTGTAGAGGATTTAACTTTACCTGGAGTTACAATTGTGAACCGAGAAATAGGATCTGGTAGCCGCCAGTTGTTAGAGCGATCGCTTCAGCAAGCAGGCATTAATGTTAAATCTGTCAAGGGTTTTGAACAGATTGTACGCGGACATCTAGAGGTTGCTCACGCGATCGCAACAGGTAAAGTAACCGCAGGAGTCAGCACTGCATCAGTCGCTGCTGCCTTTGGTTTGGAATTTCTACCACTGCATCGTTCCCGATATGATTTAGTTATTCTTAAACCTTACCTAGATGAAGCTCCTGTGCAACAATTACTTAGTACATTAGGGCATCGGCGAGTTCTCTCGCAACTAGAAGCATTAGGTGGATACGACACTAGCCAAACAGGAGAGGTTATAGCAACAGTTGAGCCAATGTCGAATACAAACTCAAAACGAGCAAAATACTAA
- a CDS encoding sulfate/molybdate ABC transporter ATP-binding protein has protein sequence MQLIVDIQKQLPSYSLAVAFTVEREVLGILGSSGSGKSMTLRCIAGIETPTSGVIVLNDRILYDSRKGINLPSRDRRVGFLFQNYALFPHLTIAQNIAYGLKGLSKKLQAKHVATQIEQVKLVGFEHRYPYQLSGGQQQRVALARALATHPEILLLDEPFSALDTHLRSELEKQLIKTLSSYQGLTLFVSHNLEEAYRICQKLIVLSAGKIVADGHKQTVFENPNTLTVAQLTGCKNISRIQLIDFQTLQALDWNCTLKSPEPMSSLHTHVGIRAHQITFPDQHQENTFPCWLVWTSETPHRMTLYLKLQEPPINTDDYNLQAEVFKDNWERLKVRPLPWFACLDSRRLFLLND, from the coding sequence ATGCAACTCATCGTCGATATTCAAAAGCAACTTCCCAGTTATTCTCTAGCAGTCGCTTTTACCGTTGAGCGAGAAGTGCTAGGAATTTTAGGTAGTTCGGGTTCAGGCAAAAGTATGACCCTCCGCTGTATTGCAGGAATTGAAACACCCACCAGTGGAGTCATCGTGCTAAATGACCGGATTTTATATGACTCCCGTAAGGGAATTAATCTGCCTAGTCGCGATCGCCGCGTCGGTTTCCTTTTTCAAAACTATGCTCTGTTTCCTCATCTTACTATTGCCCAAAACATTGCCTATGGTCTAAAAGGCTTATCTAAGAAGTTGCAAGCGAAACACGTCGCCACTCAAATAGAACAGGTCAAACTAGTAGGATTTGAGCATCGCTATCCCTATCAGCTATCTGGTGGACAACAACAACGGGTGGCGCTAGCTAGAGCATTAGCAACTCATCCAGAAATTTTGCTATTAGATGAGCCATTTTCTGCCCTTGACACTCATTTACGCAGCGAACTAGAAAAGCAATTGATTAAAACCTTGTCTAGCTACCAAGGATTAACTTTATTTGTCAGCCATAATCTAGAGGAAGCTTACCGAATTTGCCAGAAATTAATTGTTCTCTCTGCTGGTAAGATTGTTGCGGATGGACATAAACAAACCGTTTTTGAAAACCCTAACACACTAACTGTTGCCCAACTAACAGGCTGTAAAAATATTTCGAGAATTCAACTGATAGACTTTCAGACACTTCAAGCGCTGGATTGGAACTGTACCCTTAAATCCCCTGAACCTATGTCTTCGCTGCATACCCATGTGGGTATTCGTGCCCATCAAATTACCTTTCCAGATCAACATCAGGAAAATACGTTTCCCTGTTGGTTAGTTTGGACAAGTGAAACGCCCCATCGTATGACTTTGTATCTGAAGTTGCAAGAACCACCTATTAACACAGACGATTATAACCTTCAGGCAGAAGTCTTTAAGGACAATTGGGAACGCCTGAAAGTCCGTCCCTTACCGTGGTTTGCTTGCCTAGATTCACGTCGATTATTTTTACTCAACGATTGA
- the modB gene encoding molybdate ABC transporter permease subunit, protein MIWQPFILSLQVTIVASILILVFGLSIGILLARKQFSGQIIVSTLLNLPLVLPPSVVGYFLLLVLGRGSPIKEWFGIDLLFTWQAGAIASAIVAFPLMVESTRAAIANVDPELEAAARTLGSTELEVLWRIAIPVAYRGILAGFGLSVARGLGEFGATLMVAGSIPGRTQTLPLAIYDAVQMQRYELANIMVLIMSAIAFALLWWVRYLESQQPQSQQQHKKLQAFNATHRRYSKATSQLFSSSRFYR, encoded by the coding sequence ATGATCTGGCAGCCGTTTATTTTGTCTTTGCAAGTCACAATCGTTGCCAGCATTTTGATTCTGGTATTTGGTCTAAGCATAGGAATCTTGCTGGCAAGAAAACAATTTTCAGGGCAGATTATTGTTTCCACACTGCTGAATTTGCCGTTAGTATTGCCACCGAGTGTCGTAGGCTATTTCTTGTTGCTGGTATTGGGAAGAGGCAGCCCGATCAAAGAATGGTTTGGTATTGATTTATTATTTACCTGGCAAGCTGGAGCGATCGCCTCTGCTATTGTCGCATTTCCTTTAATGGTTGAATCAACCAGAGCCGCGATCGCCAATGTCGATCCTGAATTAGAAGCAGCAGCCCGTACCCTCGGTTCAACAGAACTAGAAGTCCTCTGGCGGATTGCAATTCCTGTGGCTTATCGAGGCATTTTAGCTGGATTTGGGTTGAGTGTGGCGCGAGGACTCGGAGAATTTGGAGCCACCTTAATGGTTGCAGGTAGTATCCCTGGAAGAACGCAAACATTGCCCTTAGCTATCTATGATGCAGTACAAATGCAACGGTATGAATTAGCAAACATCATGGTGCTCATCATGAGTGCGATCGCCTTTGCTTTGCTTTGGTGGGTGCGATATCTAGAATCACAACAACCCCAGAGTCAACAACAGCACAAGAAACTGCAAGCATTCAATGCAACTCATCGTCGATATTCAAAAGCAACTTCCCAGTTATTCTCTAGCAGTCGCTTTTACCGTTGA
- the modA gene encoding molybdate ABC transporter substrate-binding protein, whose product MKKHLWFLVLALIGCLTACGVSTVSTPTLVTSPSPPAETISLTVSAAADLNDVFPEIGKLWEQETGNQVTFNLGSTGQLAQQIERGAPVDLFAAANKQFVNDLDQKGLILPETKALYGIGRITLWHREDSPLNIQNIKDLTQPQIQRVAIANPNHAPYGVAAQEALQSAGIWEELQPKLVFGENIRQTQQYAETGNADIAIAALSISINKPGKWILLPANLHQPLEQMLAVPKNARHPEVAKQFAAFINGEQGRPLMRKYGFVLPGEEPLS is encoded by the coding sequence ATGAAAAAGCACTTGTGGTTTTTAGTTCTCGCTCTCATCGGTTGTTTAACAGCATGTGGAGTTTCTACTGTCAGTACGCCTACTTTAGTGACTTCTCCCTCACCTCCGGCTGAGACAATCTCCTTGACTGTGTCCGCAGCCGCAGATTTAAACGACGTCTTTCCAGAGATTGGTAAGCTGTGGGAACAAGAAACAGGAAATCAGGTAACGTTTAACTTGGGATCAACAGGGCAACTTGCCCAGCAAATTGAGCGGGGTGCACCTGTCGATTTGTTTGCAGCAGCTAATAAGCAATTTGTCAATGATTTAGACCAAAAAGGATTAATTCTACCAGAAACAAAGGCATTGTACGGGATAGGACGCATTACACTTTGGCACAGAGAAGATAGCCCCCTGAATATTCAAAACATCAAAGACTTAACTCAACCGCAGATTCAGCGAGTCGCGATCGCCAATCCCAACCACGCACCCTATGGTGTCGCAGCACAAGAAGCCCTGCAATCGGCAGGCATTTGGGAAGAACTGCAACCGAAGCTTGTTTTTGGAGAAAATATCAGACAAACACAGCAATATGCAGAAACAGGAAATGCAGATATCGCGATCGCCGCGCTTTCCATCAGTATCAATAAACCAGGCAAGTGGATTTTGCTTCCTGCCAATTTACATCAACCACTCGAACAAATGCTAGCAGTTCCCAAAAATGCCCGTCATCCAGAGGTAGCCAAGCAATTCGCCGCTTTTATCAATGGCGAACAGGGAAGACCTTTGATGCGCAAATATGGCTTTGTTTTACCAGGAGAGGAACCGTTATCATGA
- a CDS encoding methylenetetrahydrofolate reductase — protein sequence MLNNLNGTSLNSLRTAIIQGDFLITAEVAPPKGSNPAHMVQMAQQLKDRVHAVNITDGSRAVLRMSSLAASVILLQYGIEPICQIACRDRNRIGLQADLMGAYALGIRNILALTGDPVKAGDHVDAKSVFDLESIRLLKLIHKMNSGMDCCDQPLTDGATDLFPGAAVDPQLASWSGLQSRFDRKLEAGAQFFQSQLITDFDRLEKFMDKIANGCGKPIMAGIFLLKSAKNAQFINRCVPGVNIPQHIIDRLEQAQDPLQEGVKIAAEQVQIARELCQGVHMMAVKREDLIPQILDLAGVAPVKKEPVMSMTT from the coding sequence ATGCTAAATAATTTAAACGGAACTTCTTTAAACTCATTACGCACTGCCATTATTCAGGGTGACTTTTTAATCACGGCTGAAGTTGCACCACCCAAAGGTAGCAATCCAGCGCATATGGTGCAAATGGCACAACAACTCAAAGATCGCGTCCACGCGGTGAATATTACTGATGGTAGTAGGGCAGTGCTGCGGATGTCTTCGCTAGCGGCTTCGGTGATATTGTTACAGTACGGAATTGAGCCAATTTGTCAAATTGCCTGTCGCGATCGCAACCGTATTGGACTCCAAGCAGATCTTATGGGTGCTTATGCTCTCGGCATCCGCAATATTTTAGCGCTCACGGGCGACCCTGTAAAAGCAGGCGATCATGTAGATGCCAAAAGTGTGTTTGACCTCGAATCTATCCGACTGCTCAAATTAATTCATAAAATGAACTCTGGGATGGATTGTTGCGATCAACCTCTCACTGATGGTGCAACAGATTTATTTCCTGGTGCAGCAGTCGATCCACAACTCGCAAGCTGGTCAGGGTTACAAAGTCGATTTGACCGTAAACTTGAAGCTGGGGCGCAGTTTTTCCAAAGTCAACTCATTACAGATTTTGATCGTCTAGAAAAATTTATGGATAAAATCGCCAATGGCTGTGGTAAGCCAATCATGGCGGGTATCTTTTTATTAAAATCTGCTAAAAATGCCCAATTTATTAATCGCTGTGTTCCTGGAGTCAATATTCCACAACATATTATTGACCGTTTAGAACAAGCGCAAGATCCTCTCCAAGAAGGAGTCAAAATTGCAGCAGAGCAAGTCCAAATCGCTCGCGAATTATGTCAAGGTGTCCATATGATGGCAGTTAAGCGCGAAGATTTGATTCCACAAATTTTAGACTTAGCTGGTGTTGCACCAGTCAAAAAAGAGCCTGTCATGTCAATGACAACATAA
- the trpS gene encoding tryptophan--tRNA ligase: MAKQRVLSGIQSTGNLHLGNYLGAIRNWVEGQSEYENFLFIADLHAITVPHDPATLATNTYNMAAIYLASGLDINHSTIFVQSHICAHSELTWLLNCITPLNWLQDMIQFKEKAIKQGENVSTGLLDYPVLMAADILLYQADKVPVGEDQKQHLELTRDIAARFNYQFARENPVLKLPDPLIRKEGARVMSLTDGTRKMSKSDPSDASRINLLDTPEQIQQKIKRCKTDPIKGLTFDDPERPECHNLLTLYMLLSGKSKQEVAAECQDMGWGQFKPLLAETAIAALKPIQDKYHAVMNDKGYLESVLRSGREKAEAIANQTLNKVKSSLGYSMPV, from the coding sequence ATGGCTAAGCAGCGCGTTCTATCTGGGATTCAATCAACTGGTAATTTACACTTAGGTAATTATCTAGGTGCAATTCGCAATTGGGTAGAAGGGCAAAGCGAATACGAGAACTTCTTATTCATAGCAGACTTACACGCTATAACCGTACCGCACGATCCAGCAACACTAGCAACTAATACGTATAATATGGCTGCTATATATCTGGCGAGTGGTCTTGACATAAATCATTCGACTATATTTGTCCAATCCCACATTTGCGCCCATAGTGAGTTGACATGGCTACTCAATTGCATTACGCCCTTGAACTGGCTGCAAGACATGATCCAGTTTAAGGAAAAGGCAATCAAGCAAGGAGAAAATGTCAGTACAGGCTTACTTGATTATCCCGTATTAATGGCAGCAGATATTTTGCTGTATCAAGCAGATAAAGTACCTGTCGGTGAGGATCAAAAGCAACACTTAGAACTTACCCGCGATATTGCAGCGCGGTTCAACTATCAATTTGCCAGAGAAAATCCAGTACTTAAGTTACCAGATCCACTCATTCGCAAAGAAGGTGCGCGGGTGATGAGTTTGACAGATGGTACGCGCAAAATGTCTAAATCCGATCCGTCAGATGCTAGTCGGATTAATTTACTCGATACTCCAGAACAAATTCAACAAAAGATTAAGCGCTGTAAAACTGATCCAATCAAGGGTTTAACGTTTGATGACCCAGAACGCCCTGAATGTCATAATTTGTTAACACTCTATATGCTGCTTTCGGGCAAGTCAAAGCAAGAAGTTGCGGCTGAGTGTCAAGATATGGGCTGGGGACAATTTAAACCGCTACTCGCAGAAACAGCGATCGCAGCCCTTAAACCAATCCAAGACAAATATCATGCAGTCATGAACGATAAAGGCTATTTAGAGTCGGTCTTACGTTCAGGACGAGAAAAAGCAGAAGCGATCGCGAACCAAACCCTGAACAAAGTGAAATCATCTTTGGGCTATTCTATGCCAGTGTAA
- a CDS encoding B12-binding domain-containing radical SAM protein → MKALLLWPVMPNSFWSYQETLNLAGLRSTNPPLGLITIAAMLPAEWEIRFVDRNIRFETEDDWAWCDLVIISAMIIQKQDFRELIQKGVALGKKVAVGGPYPTSVPKIALDAGAHYLILDEGECTIPMFLEALARGEACGIFRSPEKPDVTQTPIARYDLLDLNAYLAVTVQFSRGCPFQCEFCDIINLYGRKPRTKTPEQMLQEFQVLYDLGWRRYVFVVDDNFIGNKRNAKVFLKALIPWMEAHDYPFILLTEASLNLAEDDELVELMVKAGFTMVFMGIETPDTDSLVGIHKLQNTRQDLIESCHKITRAGLQIMSGFIMGFDNERPGAGKRIQTFIEETGIPQCQFSLLQALQNTAMWNRLQKEGRLVDGLGTIHQGAIMNFVPTRPVEELTEEYIDAFWNIYEPMPYLKRTFRHFRMMNGWRGKTKRPVTMTELQLFAALCWRQGLLRSTRFRFWWQLGAIALTKPRLVYDYLVALGAGEHFFHYRYQVREQLQVQLSTIKQAKQQELLAVS, encoded by the coding sequence ATGAAAGCATTACTGCTATGGCCCGTTATGCCTAATTCTTTCTGGTCGTACCAGGAAACATTAAATTTAGCAGGTTTGCGCTCAACAAATCCACCGCTTGGTTTAATTACGATCGCCGCAATGTTGCCAGCTGAGTGGGAAATTCGCTTTGTAGACCGCAATATCCGCTTTGAAACGGAGGATGACTGGGCTTGGTGCGACTTGGTCATCATATCAGCAATGATTATCCAAAAACAAGACTTTCGCGAACTCATCCAAAAAGGGGTTGCGTTAGGGAAGAAAGTTGCTGTAGGTGGTCCATACCCGACATCTGTACCAAAGATTGCATTAGATGCAGGAGCGCATTATCTTATTTTGGATGAAGGGGAATGCACAATTCCCATGTTTTTAGAAGCTTTAGCACGTGGCGAAGCCTGTGGGATATTCCGATCGCCAGAAAAACCTGATGTAACGCAAACACCAATTGCACGGTACGACTTACTTGATTTAAACGCCTACTTAGCAGTTACAGTTCAGTTTTCCCGTGGTTGTCCTTTTCAGTGCGAATTCTGTGACATTATTAACTTGTACGGACGCAAGCCTCGCACAAAAACCCCAGAGCAAATGTTGCAAGAATTTCAAGTTCTTTATGACTTGGGTTGGCGGCGATACGTATTTGTTGTTGATGATAATTTTATTGGCAATAAACGGAATGCAAAAGTATTTTTAAAGGCATTGATTCCGTGGATGGAAGCGCATGATTATCCCTTCATTTTATTAACTGAAGCTTCGCTAAATTTAGCTGAAGATGATGAATTAGTTGAACTCATGGTAAAAGCTGGTTTTACTATGGTGTTTATGGGGATTGAAACTCCGGATACAGATAGTTTAGTAGGCATTCATAAATTACAAAATACTCGTCAAGATTTGATTGAATCTTGTCATAAAATTACCCGTGCCGGACTGCAAATTATGTCTGGTTTTATTATGGGATTTGATAACGAACGTCCTGGTGCAGGAAAACGAATTCAAACATTCATTGAAGAAACAGGAATTCCACAGTGTCAATTTAGTTTATTGCAAGCATTACAAAATACAGCAATGTGGAATCGCCTGCAAAAAGAAGGGCGACTAGTTGACGGTTTAGGGACGATTCACCAAGGTGCAATTATGAATTTTGTGCCGACTCGTCCGGTAGAAGAGTTAACGGAAGAATATATCGATGCCTTCTGGAATATTTATGAACCAATGCCATATTTGAAACGTACGTTTCGTCACTTTCGGATGATGAATGGCTGGCGGGGTAAAACAAAACGCCCAGTAACAATGACTGAATTGCAGTTATTTGCTGCGCTTTGTTGGCGACAGGGTTTGTTGCGTTCGACGCGATTTCGTTTTTGGTGGCAATTAGGGGCGATCGCACTGACAAAACCACGTCTGGTATATGATTACTTAGTTGCCTTAGGTGCAGGCGAACACTTTTTCCACTACCGCTACCAAGTGCGAGAACAATTGCAAGTACAACTGAGTACAATCAAACAAGCAAAGCAACAGGAGTTATTAGCTGTTAGCTAA